The DNA region ttttgtattcaaatgtaaaatattcttatgtttaaggttaaagttTATGGTACCCATAATAAATGGGATCACTTGAGCCTTTTAGGCCTTTTCTAACAGTGCCCACTACAAAATCAGTGATtcaagtatgtatgatttgtgctgatattgtattggaATTATATAGTTATTGATTTTTACTCAAGGATGTAATTATGGTATTGTACTGAAAAGTTGTATTGAGACACCTTTATTTATGTACTTTTTCATCCCAAAAATTCCATGGTCATTAGGTAAATTTAGTCATGGGCTTAGATctagtttaatttatttgtaatatacATGTTTTCACTGAACCAATGTGTTTTTTGAAATCATTATTGTTATCACAGTCACATTGGAAGTGTCTCCTCATTCTTTTGTGTACCAAACACTTCAGAAATTTACATGCATAAGGTGGACCAAACTTGTCAAAAttagaattaaataaattaataaatgtgaaaaaaggaaaattgaaaattaaatacaaataaataagtacaagtggggaaaaatacaaaagttaaaatacaaatacattattgaataaataaatgcaacaaaaaggttcaaaaattaaatatagattgataaataaaagtggaaataaaaaagaaaatacaaatacaaatataaattattttattttattttttacttttattaattgattattattatttgttttatcaggtttggtcctccatacctGCATGCTGTCAGTAATTGATACAATTTCCTCCGAGATATTACATCAGGTGGAAATATTGTCCTATACGTATAATGTAGTAAAATATTACATTGCATTATATTATACgaataatgtcattttttaaaaaaaaacatggcacCTGTTGGGTGTTGGGAATTATCAGGCATAGTTTAGGGCACCACACAGCATAGGGTCCTCTGCTGAAGGACCTCACTAGAGGTAAATAGAGATTATAATTGATACAGATTGAATTTCTGTCATTCACGTTTCACGTTGATTTAACTTTCTAAGAGTGTGACAGGATGGCGGAAGACGACGAACTGGAAAAGTACGTATGTGTTTTCATATTGTGACGGTTGAGAGCAGCCCACGAGGTCGGAGACGAGTGTAGTGGGAGGAACGTGTTAGACCAACGGTGTGCACACAGCAACtcttagcttttaaagatcattTCTCGTCACCGTGTGTCTGTGTTCTGCGGGTTAAAGTGGGGATAATTCAGTGCCTCTGTTCCTCTGGCAGAGCTGACTCAGCAGCTCGGGTCAAACCGGGACACTGCCGCCTAATGATTCACTCTCTTTCTGTATCACTTCATTAAATTATCCTCCCCTTGGTTTGTCCGCAGTGCCTCGTCCTCATGATTGACTGCTGTGTTTTTTTACCCTGTGTTTTTTAACGCAGGCGTGCAGTGGAGGAGCTGCTCAAGGAGACTGACCGAGCCCGGCTCAGAGCGGAGACCATGGGGCCTGCTGGATGGTGAGCAGCACGTGTGGATGTTTACATTATACCACTGGTTCATCACACAGTGATCCTGTTACTACAGGAAATCAGCATTTAAAGGAAAATATGAAAGGATTGTGTTTTTTGATGAGATTCATACATGAATAGATGATATAACTACTTTTCTTTAGAATGATCAGAGCCactgaaaaacactttttatatCAGTGTTGTGTtctcattctgacatttttgcTACAGTTGCCCTAATCTTCATGTAAAATTTACTGGAAAGCTCTGTGTTTTGATAGTATAAATGTATCTTCTTGTCTTTGAGAGGCCCCATGATATAAtaccaatgaaataaaataaaataaaagataagtTGCACATTTATCACTGTAAATATTGAAACTAAGTGGCCAGATACCACatgtattatatattttctattaaaatatGAATTGAATCCTTGAATATTAAAGTTCCGttttcaatatttaacatcCAAATAAACACTGTTAATGCTACATtaaaaatcatgctagctttcgaaaattacctaccctgcctgTAAGTGCGACGTGTCTAATCTCAGTCATACAGGTAACACCATGCTCTCTCTTAGGCTAAAGTGTCCTCTGCGCAGCACCAATAAGCGCTTCCTCCTCAACACCCTGCGATCAACCGGCCTCCAGCGGCACAGCTCCGAGCCCCGGGACGGGCACCCCACCTCTAGAGGGCGTCACCAAAGCCGGTCCCCGGACAGAGGACGGGACCGGAGCAGAACCCCTCCCAGAGTTCAATCAGACCACAAAGATAATCACAGGGATAAACCAAGAGAGAAACATCTGGATAAAGACAGGAGACACagtcacagacacacagaggaCAGACACAGGAGACACACAGATGGAAAGAAGAAAGACAAAGACAGAAACAGATAATCGGATCCTCCTCTGGGAATATTCCGCAGAAGACTGGGAGGGGTCAGACAGTCGTAGTTgtaaacatttctgtaaattagtttgtttttgaagGGGTTTGCTGTGTTTTGAACGTTTAAACACCAGAAACCGCttcacgagtgtttgtgtgttagtgAATGTTTAAAAATCAGGAGGAAATAAGTTGTTTTCTGTGGAGCATAGAATTACAGATGGACTGTACAACTAAAAGTTTTTACCTAACTTGAATAATTTTCCTTTTAAACTCTCAGAGGGGATTGATAACACATGTTTTACCTAAAAATATATTAGTTGGCAGTTAAAATAGGGCAACTGTATGTGAAAAATCAAAAGTGAGTAGGTGAAGTTTTATTTATGGATTTTTATGATTGTGTATAAATGTCTTCAGTGAAATCCCCCCCACCGCCACCCCCCACCCTCAACTTGTCACAACGTTTTGACATGTGTACATTAATAATCTGTTTGtcaaaatagaagaaaatattTTTCCCTGAAGTTTTCTGTGTCTGTGGTCAATAAGTGACTCTGGAAAAGAGTTTGCATGTAATATAATTGGTGATAAAATACAAGACTGTGCTTAaactaaaaatagaaaaagtttttttctttgcacttaaAAGaactttattactgttctaaaatatgtgattgcaaattTTACGAGACCTGAAGAAGAATAGTCCTAAAAAAGTTCACacttttttaacccatttttaaatgtaattgaatttttaaagttttgccACAATGGGTGCCCAGAGAGTTTTCCATTTTCCAAAGCAGGGTGTAGCAGAAAGAGTTTAGGAACCACTACTTTAAAGGAACTATTGGACACTTTTGGACTGGCAACATATAGCATCACAGCTTATTGCTGAGGGCATGTTTTTATGTCTGGAAAGTTGTCTGAAATGCGTTCAACAGGTATCATGCTTCATAAATCACACTGTATCCTCTCCACTCACTCAGTTTAACTGTTTCCTTCCTTTTTGAAACAGTGATCAAATATAAACACCATTAGGCCTCAATGTGGGCGGTGTTTTACATAGAATGGCTTTATTTGAACTTTATTGCATTGCTGAGTGCCCCATTAAGATACATGGAAAGTGCCATAATTGCTTTTAAGGACTCGGTGTAAACAAAGTCTATTTATACACAGTATCAAGGTGAAAGCCCTGTGCTCATTGAGTTAGTAAGAACATAGATAGTTAAATCTCACATTCAGGAAAGGGCATCAAACAACCATATTAAAgacaatttttaaattttaaatatattaattataCATTAAAGATCAGTTTTATATTTGAGCCATGGTAACTTGCAGCCATATTTTAGCTAAcattaacaattaattaaacatATAAGGGCCAAGAACAAGGCCCTGGAGAACACTTAGGGGGTATGCTACGAAGCTAGTATACCCCTTATCTCGCTAACTTCCGGAATttaatcaccatggtaacttaggccaaacgactaacctggtcggcgcgatgttttgttctggctaggatc from Gouania willdenowi chromosome 20, fGouWil2.1, whole genome shotgun sequence includes:
- the si:ch211-140b10.6 gene encoding protein POLR1D produces the protein MAEDDELEKRAVEELLKETDRARLRAETMGPAGWLKCPLRSTNKRFLLNTLRSTGLQRHSSEPRDGHPTSRGRHQSRSPDRGRDRSRTPPRVQSDHKDNHRDKPREKHLDKDRRHSHRHTEDRHRRHTDGKKKDKDRNR